A window of the Citrus sinensis cultivar Valencia sweet orange chromosome 9, DVS_A1.0, whole genome shotgun sequence genome harbors these coding sequences:
- the LOC107177682 gene encoding uncharacterized protein LOC107177682: protein MRMSGGKLVVRYNGLGVPVGPEATELASFIGLLGRTSTCWNHRLSRKGYAGLLDEICSETGLVETEVDRSVAWKRARKMKNGEYDPDVDSVVKKIDALEEKAKKGEFKADARNDILARLIGRPATSGHMQGVGKFISPKMYFDTPNNSFQMRQERLNILERLDKQEAELSDLKKKIKKQPRHSDVGSSNFPLDEQTIEDEAEEMTTRNEDKSIGMTRNGSPAKKKHETLTKKRQSLRKRNESPKKQVTADCPGDKPETPTKRQSPRKKQESPKQQVMKKRQSPRKKKESPMKPHKKPRMTLDCPRDKPCSPKKKTSPKKPQEKPLSRRRTRNYHIVHMNRVPGLVIFANLCETKLAQMGYYVPYQLDEEVYKHPTKAHIGLDECQSLISMKELGANHMHLYIAMLHAHMANDIVGRPFGFIHTGLVSSAHDKDAFATRVKRAQFIAERLNKANKGQMIFMPYNPGFHWVLIVIDMTTKQAFYLDSTNNDLGDDNDLKDIVTNGISMHVAVTGKKRVKPQITKVLSPNQPGSTECGYYVLRFMKDIIADPSLLLHDFKGKCEYTQSELDEVRLEYASSVPELIV from the exons ATGAGGATGAGTGGCGGGAAGCTTGTAGTGAGGTACAATGGGCTCGGTGTACCTGTTGGCCCTGAAGCTACTGAATTAGCAAGCTTTATTGGGCTGTTGGGCCGTACTTCTACCTGTTGGAACCATCGTTTAAGTAGAAAAGGATATGCTGGATTGCTTGATGAAATT tGCTCGGAAACTGGACTTGTCGAAACTGAAGTTGACAGGAGTGTAGCATGGAAGCGTGCTAGGAAGATGAAAAACGGTGAATATGATCCTGATGTTGATTCAGTTGTGAAGAAGATT GATGCACTGGAAGAGAAAGCTAAAAAAGGAGAATTTAAAGCTGATGCAAGAAATGATATTCTTGCACGTTTAATTGGAAGGCCTGCCACTTCTGGACATATGCAGGGTGTTGGGAAATTTATATCGCCTAAGATGTACTTTGACACCCCAAACAATTCATTTCAGATGCGACAAGAGCGACTAAACATACTAGAGAGGTTAGATAAGCAAGAAGCAGAGTTGAGTGatctgaagaagaagattaaaaaGCAACCTCGACATTCAGATGTTGGAAGCTCAAACTTTCCATTAGATGAGCAAACAATTGAAGATGAAGCTGAAGAAATGACTACTCGTAATGAGGACAAG TCAATCGGCATGACAAGGAATGGATCACCTGCAAAGAAGAAGCACGAAacgttgacaaagaaaaggcaaTCACTTAGGAAGAGGAATGAGTCACCAAAGAAGCAAGTGACTGCTGATTGTCCTGGAGACAAACCAGAAACTCCAACGAAAAGGCAATCACCAAGGAAGAAACAAGAATCACCAAAGCAGcaagtgatgaagaaaagGCAATCACcaagaaagaagaaggaatCACCAATGAAGCCTCACAAGAAACCAAGAATGACTCTTGATTGTCCAAGAGACAAACCATGTAGTCCAAAGAAGAAGACATCACCAAAAAAGCCTCAAGAGAAGCCACTgtcaagaagaagaacaaggaATTATCATATTGTGCATATGAACCGGGTGCCTGGGCTTGTAATATTTGCAAATCTTTGTGAAACGAAGTTGGCTCAAATGGGTTATTATGTACCTTATCAGTTGGATGAAGAGGTATACAAGCATCCAACTAAAGCACATATTGGTCTCGATGAATGTCAATCATTGATTTCGATGAAAGAGCTAGGAGCAAATCATATGCATCTATACATCGC GATGTTGCATGCACACATGGCGAATGATATAGTGGGCAGACCATTTGGGTTCATACACACAGGACTCGTATCATCAGCCCATGATAAGGATGCCTTTGCTACAAGGGTAAAAAGGGCACAATTTATTGCCGAACGGTTGAACAAAGCAAACAAAGGgcaaatgattttcatgccatatAACCCTGG TTTCCATTGGGTGTTGATTGTAATTGATATGACGACAAAGCAAGCGTTTTATCTGGATTCTACGAACAACGATTTGGGTGACGACAATGACCTGAAGGACATAGTTACCAA TGGGATATCAATGCATGTTGCGGTGACTGGTAAAAAAAGGGTGAAACCACAGATCACAAAAGTTTTG TCCCCAAATCAACCAGGGAGTACTGAGTGTGGATACTATGTGCTGAGGTTTATGAAAGACATAATTGCAGACCCGAGTTTACTTCTCCATGAT TTTAAAGGGAAATGTGAATACACTCAAAGTGAGCTTGATGAAGTGCGTCTCGAGTATGCTTCCTCTGTGCCTGAGCTGATAGTATGA
- the LOC127900069 gene encoding uncharacterized protein LOC127900069 isoform X1 — MDYDGGNTVEMVEDAFKDCDSDPKALKKLLEDSEKPLYPGSNKFTKLSALVKLYNIKGRYGWSDSSFSDLLSALSDMLPEGNDLPVSMYEAKKTMSALGLEYIKIHACPNDCILYRKEYESLSNCPTCGESRWKKRDGSVAAYRKGVPTKVLWYFPHIPRFRRLFQSSQTAKDLTWHINEREIDGKLRHPADSPAWKLVDEKLPTFALEPRNLRLALSADGINPHSSLSSTYSCWPILLVTYNLPPWLCMKRKFMMLSLLISGPQQPGNDIDVYLAPLIEDLQTLWDVGVEAYDAYKKEFFNLRAVLLWTINDFPAYGNLAGCTVKGYYACPYCGEDMPKCRLKHSKKNAYIGHRRWLPHGHPFRTQKKPFNNKHEREPPPKPLNSEAIFRKVESIENKWGKVKDKKRKKRGEKKDDDDDRVWWKKKSIFFKLEYWKYLLIRHQLDVMHIEKNVCESIYGTLLNIPGKTKDGIKSRWDLKVLKIRQKLAPDVKENNRTFLPPACYTLTKEEKKRFCEVLKSIKVPVGYSSNIQNLVSMKDLKLQGLKSHDCHVLMQQLLPIALRSILPDHVKYAIIRLCFFFNSLCATVVDVTKLDQMEEDIALTLCLLEKCFPPSFFDIMIHLTIHLINEVRLCGPVYLRWMYPFERNMKGLKAYVRNRNNPEGCIAESYIAEEALEFCAEYVSNMRTIGLPPGHVETSSIDKPLPGGKFEHVDHSLIHQAHLYVLQNTEEVQPFISEHIQWLKGHHSQKAKNEKWLSNEHNRTFSTWLNKKVYEMIDDDEDVSNILRWLSQGPRPFVVKHPGYDINGYRFHTRERDEQRVHQNSGVSLIAATLQVASAKDKNPILGDMSYYGVINEIWDLDYHMFRIPLFKCDWVQNNGGIKIDEFGFTLVDLNRLGHKSDPFILASQATQVFYVTDQLDKRWSVVSHMHRRCVPKKTSAEDIDIMMEHNPLTNGLPNIENLNDADRYARDGKHGIWIDA, encoded by the exons ATGGATTATGATGGTGGTAATACTgttgaaatggttgaagatGCTTTTAAGGATTGTGATAGTGATCCTAAAGCATTGAAAAAACTATTAGAAGATTCTGAGAAGCCTTTGTACCCTGGATCAAACAAATTTACCAAGTTATCAGCTTTAGTTAAATTGTACAATATAAAGGGCAGATATGGGTGGTCTGATAGTAGCTTTTCAGATTTGTTGAGTGCTCTTTCTGACATGTTACCGGAAGGAAATGACTTGCCTGTATCAATGTATGAAGCCAAAAAGACAATGAGTGCTTTAGGCTTAGAGTATATCAAAATTCATGCATGTCCAAATGATTGTATACTCTATAGAAAGGAGTATGAAAGCCTTTCTAATTGTCCTACATGCGGTGAATCTAGGTGGAAGAAAAGAGATGGTAGTGTTGCTGCTTATAGGAAGGGGGTTCCTACAAAAGTGTTATGGTATTTCCCTCATATACCTAGATTTAGGCGTTTGTTTCAGTCCTCACAAACTGCCAAAGACTTGACTTGGCATATAAATGAGAGGGAAATAGATGGTAAGCTTCGACATCCAGCTGACTCACCGGCATGGAAGTTAGTTGATGAAAAATTGCCTACCTTTGCTTTAGAGCCTAGAAATCTGCGTCTTGCCCTATCAGCTGATGGCATTAATCCTCATAGCTCTCTTAGTAGTACGTATAGTTGCTGGCCCATTCTTCTTGTAACATACAATCTTCCACCCTGGTTGTGTATGAAACGAAAATTTATGAtgttatctttattaatttctgGTCCACAACAGCCCGGTAATGATATTGATGTGTACTTGGCACCACTAATAGAGGACTTGCAAACTCTATGGGATGTTGGTGTGGAAGCTTATGATGCCTACAAAAAAGAGTTCTTCAATTTACGGGCTGTACTATTGTGGACTATAAATGACTTTCCCGCTTATGGGAATTTGGCGGGTTGTACGGTTAAGGGTTATTATGCTTGTCCTTATTGCGGTGAAGATATGCCAAAATGTAGACTTAAACAcagtaaaaaaaatgcttaTATTGGCCATCGCCGTTGGCTTCCTCATGGTCATCCTTTTCGAACTCAAAAGAAaccttttaataataaacatgaaaGAGAGCCTCCTCCGAAACCATTGAATAGTGAGGCCATTTTTCGAAAGGTGGAGAGTATTGAAAACAAATGGGGTAAAGTGAAAGATAAAAAGCGCAAAAAAAGAGGCGAGAAAAaggatgatgatgacgatCGTGTTTGgtggaagaaaaaatcaatattctTTAAGTTAGAGTATTGGAAGTACTTGCTTATTCGTCACCAGTTAGATGTTATgcacattgaaaaaaatgtttgtgaAAGCATCTACGGAACATTACTAAATATCCCGGGAAAGACCAAAGATGGCATTAAGTCGAGGTGGGATCTAAAAGTTTTAAAGATTAGGCAGAAATTGGCACCTGatgttaaagaaaataatcgtACTTTTTTGCCTCCAGCTTGTTACACCTTGaccaaagaagaaaagaaaaggttttgtGAAGTATTAAAAAGCATAAAGGTTCCTGTAGGTTATTCTTCAAACATTCAGAACCTAGTGTCAATGAAAGACTTAAAACTGCAAGGTTTAAAGTCTCATGACTGTCATGTTCTCATGCAACAACTTTTACCTATTGCTTTAAGGTCTATCTTACCAGATCATGTTAAATATGCCATTATTAGATTGTGCTTCTTCTTTAATTCCTTATGCGCAACGGTTGTTGATGTGACCAAACTTGACCAAATGGAAGAAGATATTGCGCTGACCTTATGCTTGCTGGAAAAATGCTTTCCGCCATccttttttgacataatgatCCATTTAACCatccatttaattaatgaagttAGACTATGTGGGCCGGTATACTTAAGATGGATGTACCCATTTGAGAGGAACATGAAAGGCCTAAAGGCTTATGTTCGAAACCGTAATAACCCTGAGGGATGCATAGCTGAGAGTTACATTGCCGAAGAGGCTCTGGAATTTTGTGCAGAATATGTTTCAAATATGCGTACAATTGGGCTTCCTCCTGGACATGTTGAAACCTCTTCAATTGATAAGCCTTTGCCTGGTGGAAAATTTGAGCATGTTGATCATTCCTTAATTCATCAAGCGCACCTATATGTATTGCAAAACACAGAAGAAGTTCAGCCATTTATTAG TGAGCACATTCAATGGCTAAAGGGTCATCATTCACAAAAAGCCAAGAATGAGAAATGGTTGAGCAATGAGCACAACCGCACCTTTTCAACTTGGCTTAATAAGAAG GTATATGAGATgatagatgatgatgaagatgtcTCGAACATCTTGAGGTGGTTATCTCAAGGACCCCGTCCTTTTGTAGTTAAGCACCCAGGATATGACATCAATGGGTATCGTTTCCATACTCGGGAACGAGACGAACAACGAGTTCATCAAAATAGTGGAGTTAGTCTTATTGCAGCAACTTTACAAGTAGCAAGTGCCAAAGACAAAAACCCTATTCTTGGTGACATGTCTTACTATGGAGTTATTAACGAAATATGGGACCTTGACTACCATATGTTTAGAATCCCTTTGTTCAAGTGTGATTGGGTTCAAAATAATGGGGGTAttaaaattgatgaatttggCTTCACTTTAGTGGACTTAAATCGCCTGGGTCATAAATCAGACCCATTTATATTGGCTTCACAAGCAACACAAGTCTTTTATGTCACTGATCAACTTGATAAAAGATGGTCAGTTGTAAGTCATATGCATCGTAGATGTGTTCCAAAGAAGACAAGTGCTGAGGATATAGATATCATGATGGAACACAACCCTCTGACCAATGGGTTaccaaatattgaaaatttaaatgacGCGGACAGATATGCAAGAGATGGCAAGCATGGCATCTGGATTGATGCTTGA
- the LOC127900069 gene encoding uncharacterized protein LOC127900069 isoform X2: MDYDGGNTVEMVEDAFKDCDSDPKALKKLLEDSEKPLYPGSNKFTKLSALVKLYNIKGRYGWSDSSFSDLLSALSDMLPEGNDLPVSMYEAKKTMSALGLEYIKIHACPNDCILYRKEYESLSNCPTCGESRWKKRDGSVAAYRKGVPTKVLWYFPHIPRFRRLFQSSQTAKDLTWHINEREIDGKLRHPADSPAWKLVDEKLPTFALEPRNLRLALSADGINPHSSLSSTYSCWPILLVTYNLPPWLCMKRKFMMLSLLISGPQQPGNDIDVYLAPLIEDLQTLWDVGVEAYDAYKKEFFNLRAVLLWTINDFPAYGNLAGCTVKGYYACPYCGEDMPKCRLKHSKKNAYIGHRRWLPHGHPFRTQKKPFNNKHEREPPPKPLNSEAIFRKVESIENKWGKVKDKKRKKRGEKKDDDDDRVWWKKKSIFFKLEYWKYLLIRHQLDVMHIEKNVCESIYGTLLNIPGKTKDGIKSRWDLKVLKIRQKLAPDVKENNRTFLPPACYTLTKEEKKRFCEVLKSIKVPVGYSSNIQNLVSMKDLKLQGLKSHDCHVLMQQLLPIALRSILPDHVKYAIIRLCFFFNSLCATVVDVTKLDQMEEDIALTLCLLEKCFPPSFFDIMIHLTIHLINEVRLCGPVYLRWMYPFERNMKGLKAYVRNRNNPEGCIAESYIAEEALEFCAEYVSNMRTIGLPPGHVETSSIDKPLPGGKFEHVDHSLIHQAHLYVLQNTEEVQPFISEHIQWLKGHHSQKAKNEKWLSNEHNRTFSTWLNKKEQPYG, encoded by the exons ATGGATTATGATGGTGGTAATACTgttgaaatggttgaagatGCTTTTAAGGATTGTGATAGTGATCCTAAAGCATTGAAAAAACTATTAGAAGATTCTGAGAAGCCTTTGTACCCTGGATCAAACAAATTTACCAAGTTATCAGCTTTAGTTAAATTGTACAATATAAAGGGCAGATATGGGTGGTCTGATAGTAGCTTTTCAGATTTGTTGAGTGCTCTTTCTGACATGTTACCGGAAGGAAATGACTTGCCTGTATCAATGTATGAAGCCAAAAAGACAATGAGTGCTTTAGGCTTAGAGTATATCAAAATTCATGCATGTCCAAATGATTGTATACTCTATAGAAAGGAGTATGAAAGCCTTTCTAATTGTCCTACATGCGGTGAATCTAGGTGGAAGAAAAGAGATGGTAGTGTTGCTGCTTATAGGAAGGGGGTTCCTACAAAAGTGTTATGGTATTTCCCTCATATACCTAGATTTAGGCGTTTGTTTCAGTCCTCACAAACTGCCAAAGACTTGACTTGGCATATAAATGAGAGGGAAATAGATGGTAAGCTTCGACATCCAGCTGACTCACCGGCATGGAAGTTAGTTGATGAAAAATTGCCTACCTTTGCTTTAGAGCCTAGAAATCTGCGTCTTGCCCTATCAGCTGATGGCATTAATCCTCATAGCTCTCTTAGTAGTACGTATAGTTGCTGGCCCATTCTTCTTGTAACATACAATCTTCCACCCTGGTTGTGTATGAAACGAAAATTTATGAtgttatctttattaatttctgGTCCACAACAGCCCGGTAATGATATTGATGTGTACTTGGCACCACTAATAGAGGACTTGCAAACTCTATGGGATGTTGGTGTGGAAGCTTATGATGCCTACAAAAAAGAGTTCTTCAATTTACGGGCTGTACTATTGTGGACTATAAATGACTTTCCCGCTTATGGGAATTTGGCGGGTTGTACGGTTAAGGGTTATTATGCTTGTCCTTATTGCGGTGAAGATATGCCAAAATGTAGACTTAAACAcagtaaaaaaaatgcttaTATTGGCCATCGCCGTTGGCTTCCTCATGGTCATCCTTTTCGAACTCAAAAGAAaccttttaataataaacatgaaaGAGAGCCTCCTCCGAAACCATTGAATAGTGAGGCCATTTTTCGAAAGGTGGAGAGTATTGAAAACAAATGGGGTAAAGTGAAAGATAAAAAGCGCAAAAAAAGAGGCGAGAAAAaggatgatgatgacgatCGTGTTTGgtggaagaaaaaatcaatattctTTAAGTTAGAGTATTGGAAGTACTTGCTTATTCGTCACCAGTTAGATGTTATgcacattgaaaaaaatgtttgtgaAAGCATCTACGGAACATTACTAAATATCCCGGGAAAGACCAAAGATGGCATTAAGTCGAGGTGGGATCTAAAAGTTTTAAAGATTAGGCAGAAATTGGCACCTGatgttaaagaaaataatcgtACTTTTTTGCCTCCAGCTTGTTACACCTTGaccaaagaagaaaagaaaaggttttgtGAAGTATTAAAAAGCATAAAGGTTCCTGTAGGTTATTCTTCAAACATTCAGAACCTAGTGTCAATGAAAGACTTAAAACTGCAAGGTTTAAAGTCTCATGACTGTCATGTTCTCATGCAACAACTTTTACCTATTGCTTTAAGGTCTATCTTACCAGATCATGTTAAATATGCCATTATTAGATTGTGCTTCTTCTTTAATTCCTTATGCGCAACGGTTGTTGATGTGACCAAACTTGACCAAATGGAAGAAGATATTGCGCTGACCTTATGCTTGCTGGAAAAATGCTTTCCGCCATccttttttgacataatgatCCATTTAACCatccatttaattaatgaagttAGACTATGTGGGCCGGTATACTTAAGATGGATGTACCCATTTGAGAGGAACATGAAAGGCCTAAAGGCTTATGTTCGAAACCGTAATAACCCTGAGGGATGCATAGCTGAGAGTTACATTGCCGAAGAGGCTCTGGAATTTTGTGCAGAATATGTTTCAAATATGCGTACAATTGGGCTTCCTCCTGGACATGTTGAAACCTCTTCAATTGATAAGCCTTTGCCTGGTGGAAAATTTGAGCATGTTGATCATTCCTTAATTCATCAAGCGCACCTATATGTATTGCAAAACACAGAAGAAGTTCAGCCATTTATTAG TGAGCACATTCAATGGCTAAAGGGTCATCATTCACAAAAAGCCAAGAATGAGAAATGGTTGAGCAATGAGCACAACCGCACCTTTTCAACTTGGCTTAATAAGAAG GAGCAACCTTATGGATAA